Proteins from a genomic interval of Gadus macrocephalus chromosome 2, ASM3116895v1:
- the rhot1a gene encoding mitochondrial Rho GTPase 1-A isoform X2 — protein MRKDVRILLVGEPKVGKTSLIMSLVSEEFPDEVPLRAEEITIPADVTPERVPTHIVDYSEAEQSDEQLYQEISKANVICIVYSVNNKKSIEKVTSHWIPLINDRTDKDSRVPLILVGNKSDLVEHSSMETILPIMNQYQDIETCVECSAKNLKNISELFYYAQKAVLHPTGPLYCPEEKEMKPSCVKALTRIFKVSDLDNDGILNDNELNFFQRTCFNTPLAPQALEDVKNVVRRNMTDGVQDNGLTLKGFLFLHTLFIQRGRHETTWTVLRRFGYDDDLELTQEYLFPLIKIPPDCTTELNHNAYLFLQSVFDKHDKDRDCALSPEEVKDLFKVFPYMPWGPDVNNTVCTNDKGWITYQGYLSQWTLTTYLDVQRSLEYLGYLGYSIIYEQESQAAAMTVTRNKRIDLQKKQTQRSVFRCNVVGSQGSGKSGFLQAFLGRSLQRQRTIREDHKSLYAISTTYVYGQEKYLLLHEVMPEFDFLGPDEADLSCDVVCLVYDVNNPQSFEYCAKVYKKHFMDSKTPCMLIAAKSDLHEIRQHYSLTPLEFCRRHKLHPPQPFTCNTSDVPIKDLYTKLTTMAMYPHLAQVDSKNSTFWLRASLGATVFAVLGFAMYRALLKQR, from the exons ATGAGGAAGGACGTGCGGATACTACTCGTCGGGGAAC CCAAGGTAGGGAAGACGTCGCTGATTATGTCCCTGGTCAGCGAGGAGTTTCCTGATGAG GTTCCCCTTCGAGCCGAGGAGATAACCATTCCAGCCGACGTCACGCCGGAGAGGGTCCCCACACACATAGTGGACTACTCAG AGGCTGAGCAGTCAGATGAACAGCTCTATCAAGAAATATCAAAG GCAAATGTTATCTGCATAGTGTATTCCGTCAACAACAAGAAGTCCATAGAGAAG GTGACGAGCCATTGGATTCCCCTCATAAATGACAGAACAGACAAGGACAGCAG GGTTCCATTGATCCTGGTTGGCAACAAGTCTGACCTGGTGGAACACAGCAGTATGGAGACCATCCTGCCCATCATGAACCAGTACCAGGACATCGAGACCTGTGTCGAG TGTTCTGCTAAGAACCTGAAGAACATCTCTGAGCTATTCTACTACGCCCAGAAGGCTGTGCTCCACCCTACCGGACCCCTCTACTGtccagaggagaaggag ATGAAGCCTTCCTGTGTAAAGGCCTTAACACGTATATTTAAAGTGTCTGACCTGGACAACGACGGCATCCTCAACGACAATGAACTCAATTTCTTTCAG agGACATGCTTCAACACACCGCTGGCGCCCCAGGCATTGGAGGACGTGAAGAACGTTGTTAGGAGGAACATGACAGATGGCGTCCAGGACAACGGACTGACACTGAAAG GCTTCCTGTTCCTGCACACACTCTTCATCCAGAGGGGGCGGCACGAGACCACCTGGACGGTTCTCCGGAGGTTCGGCTATGACGACGATTTGGAGCTCACTCAGGAGTACCTGTTCCCCTT GATAAAGATCCCCCCAGACTGCACCACCGAGCTGAACCACAACGCTTACCTGTTCCTCCAGAGCGTCTTCGACAAGCACGACAAA GACAGAGACTGTGCCCTGTCGCCAGAAGAGGTTAAGGACCTGTTCAAGGTGTTCCCCTACATGCCCTGGGGCCCTGATGTCAACAACACCGTCTGCACCAACGACAAGGGCTGGATCACCTACCAGGGATACCTCTCTCAGTGGAC GTTAACAACGTACCTGGACGTGCAGCGCAGTCTGGAGTACCTGGGATACCTGGGCTACTCCATCATCTACGAGCAGGAGTCTCAAGCTGCCGCCATGACAG TGACGCGGAACAAGCGCATCGACCTGCAGAAGAAGCAGACACAGCGCAGCGTTTTCCGCTGCAACGTGGTTGGGTCGCAGGGGAGCGGCAAGAGCGGCTTCCTGCAGGCCTTCCTGGGCCGCAGTCTGCAG CGACAGAGGACGATCAGGGAGGACCACAAGTCCCTGTATGCCATCAGCACTACGTACGTCTATGGACAGGAGAAATACCTTCTG CTGCATGAGGTGATGCCAGAGTTTGACTTCCTCGGTCCCGATGAGGCCGACCTATCATGCGACGTTGTCTGCCTGGTGTACGATGTCAACAATCCACAGTCATTTGAATACTGTGCCAAGGtctacaag AAACACTTCATGGACAGCAAGACGCCCTGCATGCTGATTGCAGCCAAGTCGGACCTGCACGAGATCCGACAGCACTACAGCCTGACCCCGCTTGAGTTCTGCCGCCGACACAAGCTCCACCCGCCCCAGCCCTTCACCTGCAACACCAGTGACGTGCCCATCAAAGACCTCTACACCAAACTCACCACCATGGCTATGTACCC GCACCTGGCGCAGGTGGACTCAAAGAACTCCACGTTCTGGCTCCGGGCGAGTCTGGGGGCCACCGTATTCGCCGTGCTGGGCTTCGCCATGTACAGAGCACTGCTGAAGCAGCGATGA
- the rhot1a gene encoding mitochondrial Rho GTPase 1-A isoform X1, whose protein sequence is MRKDVRILLVGEPKVGKTSLIMSLVSEEFPDEVPLRAEEITIPADVTPERVPTHIVDYSEAEQSDEQLYQEISKANVICIVYSVNNKKSIEKVTSHWIPLINDRTDKDSRVPLILVGNKSDLVEHSSMETILPIMNQYQDIETCVECSAKNLKNISELFYYAQKAVLHPTGPLYCPEEKEMKPSCVKALTRIFKVSDLDNDGILNDNELNFFQRTCFNTPLAPQALEDVKNVVRRNMTDGVQDNGLTLKGFLFLHTLFIQRGRHETTWTVLRRFGYDDDLELTQEYLFPLIKIPPDCTTELNHNAYLFLQSVFDKHDKDRDCALSPEEVKDLFKVFPYMPWGPDVNNTVCTNDKGWITYQGYLSQWTLTTYLDVQRSLEYLGYLGYSIIYEQESQAAAMTVTRNKRIDLQKKQTQRSVFRCNVVGSQGSGKSGFLQAFLGRSLQRQRTIREDHKSLYAISTTYVYGQEKYLLLHEVMPEFDFLGPDEADLSCDVVCLVYDVNNPQSFEYCAKVYKKHFMDSKTPCMLIAAKSDLHEIRQHYSLTPLEFCRRHKLHPPQPFTCNTSDVPIKDLYTKLTTMAMYPHAHLRCTCASKRCAYCLCQKLLTLGLLRSVKAQLRRVALHRHLAQVDSKNSTFWLRASLGATVFAVLGFAMYRALLKQR, encoded by the exons ATGAGGAAGGACGTGCGGATACTACTCGTCGGGGAAC CCAAGGTAGGGAAGACGTCGCTGATTATGTCCCTGGTCAGCGAGGAGTTTCCTGATGAG GTTCCCCTTCGAGCCGAGGAGATAACCATTCCAGCCGACGTCACGCCGGAGAGGGTCCCCACACACATAGTGGACTACTCAG AGGCTGAGCAGTCAGATGAACAGCTCTATCAAGAAATATCAAAG GCAAATGTTATCTGCATAGTGTATTCCGTCAACAACAAGAAGTCCATAGAGAAG GTGACGAGCCATTGGATTCCCCTCATAAATGACAGAACAGACAAGGACAGCAG GGTTCCATTGATCCTGGTTGGCAACAAGTCTGACCTGGTGGAACACAGCAGTATGGAGACCATCCTGCCCATCATGAACCAGTACCAGGACATCGAGACCTGTGTCGAG TGTTCTGCTAAGAACCTGAAGAACATCTCTGAGCTATTCTACTACGCCCAGAAGGCTGTGCTCCACCCTACCGGACCCCTCTACTGtccagaggagaaggag ATGAAGCCTTCCTGTGTAAAGGCCTTAACACGTATATTTAAAGTGTCTGACCTGGACAACGACGGCATCCTCAACGACAATGAACTCAATTTCTTTCAG agGACATGCTTCAACACACCGCTGGCGCCCCAGGCATTGGAGGACGTGAAGAACGTTGTTAGGAGGAACATGACAGATGGCGTCCAGGACAACGGACTGACACTGAAAG GCTTCCTGTTCCTGCACACACTCTTCATCCAGAGGGGGCGGCACGAGACCACCTGGACGGTTCTCCGGAGGTTCGGCTATGACGACGATTTGGAGCTCACTCAGGAGTACCTGTTCCCCTT GATAAAGATCCCCCCAGACTGCACCACCGAGCTGAACCACAACGCTTACCTGTTCCTCCAGAGCGTCTTCGACAAGCACGACAAA GACAGAGACTGTGCCCTGTCGCCAGAAGAGGTTAAGGACCTGTTCAAGGTGTTCCCCTACATGCCCTGGGGCCCTGATGTCAACAACACCGTCTGCACCAACGACAAGGGCTGGATCACCTACCAGGGATACCTCTCTCAGTGGAC GTTAACAACGTACCTGGACGTGCAGCGCAGTCTGGAGTACCTGGGATACCTGGGCTACTCCATCATCTACGAGCAGGAGTCTCAAGCTGCCGCCATGACAG TGACGCGGAACAAGCGCATCGACCTGCAGAAGAAGCAGACACAGCGCAGCGTTTTCCGCTGCAACGTGGTTGGGTCGCAGGGGAGCGGCAAGAGCGGCTTCCTGCAGGCCTTCCTGGGCCGCAGTCTGCAG CGACAGAGGACGATCAGGGAGGACCACAAGTCCCTGTATGCCATCAGCACTACGTACGTCTATGGACAGGAGAAATACCTTCTG CTGCATGAGGTGATGCCAGAGTTTGACTTCCTCGGTCCCGATGAGGCCGACCTATCATGCGACGTTGTCTGCCTGGTGTACGATGTCAACAATCCACAGTCATTTGAATACTGTGCCAAGGtctacaag AAACACTTCATGGACAGCAAGACGCCCTGCATGCTGATTGCAGCCAAGTCGGACCTGCACGAGATCCGACAGCACTACAGCCTGACCCCGCTTGAGTTCTGCCGCCGACACAAGCTCCACCCGCCCCAGCCCTTCACCTGCAACACCAGTGACGTGCCCATCAAAGACCTCTACACCAAACTCACCACCATGGCTATGTACCC CCACGCCCATCTCCGCTGCACGTGTGCCAGCAAAAGGTGCGCGTATTGCCTGTGTCAGAAGCTCTTGACGCTGGGACTCCTGCGCAGTGTTAAGGCTCAGCTCCGCCGGGTGGCGCTCCACAG GCACCTGGCGCAGGTGGACTCAAAGAACTCCACGTTCTGGCTCCGGGCGAGTCTGGGGGCCACCGTATTCGCCGTGCTGGGCTTCGCCATGTACAGAGCACTGCTGAAGCAGCGATGA
- the LOC132449056 gene encoding myeloid-associated differentiation marker homolog: MNVSVRSLTDPVGILRIVALVLTCMSFGLVASVGVTASESSYWAWCMFTWSFCCFFTLAILILEFTTLSDKVPVSWEDFTTAFAMLAALMCLAASAIYPAFFTCSTCPRQIGATVTSWFCFLTYGAEVVLTRLRPRGQISGFLSTVSGLLKILETFVACIIFTSLDPAKFSGSPGLQWCVAVYCMCFIWSLLIILLTIGRLLSYFPVSFEMVVTVSNVLAAMMYMTAMVIWPLYGFQGNLNNSALWNKLLVVTFMSIFNFIVYTVDSVFSIRMVFWPQASS; encoded by the coding sequence ATGAACGTGTCGGTGCGGTCGCTCACTGATCCGGTGGGTATTTTGCGCATTGTGGCGCTCGTCCTGACCTGCATGTCCTTTGGACTCGTGGCATCAGTTGGGGTCACTGCGTCGGAGTCTTCCTACTGGGCCTGGTGCATGTTTACCTGGTCCTTTTGTTGCTTTTTCACCCTCGCCATCCTCATCTTAGAGTTCACTACGCTCAGTGACAAGGTGCCGGTGTCCTGGGAGGACTTCACCACCGCCTTCGCCATGCTGGCCGCCCTGATGTGCCTGGCAGCGTCTGCCATCTACCCCGCCTTCTTCACCTGCAGCACCTGCCCCCGGCAGATAGGCGCCACCGTCACCTCATGGTTCTGTTTCTTAACATACGGCGCCGAGGTGGTGCTGACCCGCTTGCGGCCCCGCGGGCAGATCAGCGGCTTCCTGTCCACCGTTTCAGGTCTCCTGAAGATCCTGGAGACCTTTGTGGCCTGCATAATCTTCACCTCTCTGGACCCCGCAAAGTTCTCCGGGTCTCCGGGCCTGCAGTGGTGCGTGGCGGTCTACTGTATGTGCTTCATATGGTCTCTGCTCATCATCCTGCTGACCATTGGACGGCTGCTCTCGTACTTCCCGGTGTCCTTCGAGATGGTGGTGACTGTGTCCAACGTGCTGGCGGCGATGATGTACATGACTGCCATGGTGATCTGGCCCTTGTACGGCTTTCAAGGGAATCTCAACAACAGTGCCCTGTGGAACAAGCTGCTCGTGGTCACCTTTATGTCCATTTTTAACTTCATTGTCTACACCGTCGACAGTGTTTTCTCCATACGCATGGTGTTCTGGCCTCAAGCCTCAAGTTAG